In Actinoplanes lobatus, the DNA window TTCCGTAGCCGGGTTCAGAGCATAGGGGGCCGTTTCACCCCCTGTTGCGGCGGGCACGGGCCGCCGCGATCGTGTACGCGGGGTCACGGTCCAAGTTGTAACGGTCACGGTCGTAGCGGCGGGTGGTACGCGGATCGGCGTGCCCCATGGCGTCCTGCACGTCTTCCAGGGGTACGCCTTCGGCGCGGGCCGTGATGGCGAACGAGTGCCGCAGCGAGTGCGGCGACAACCGGTCGGCCGAGGCGATCCCGGCCTCGCCGGCGAGCCTGCGGACCAGCCGGAAGATGGCGTGCCGGTCGACGCGGGAGCCGGTCGAGGTGACGAACAGCGGCCCCGGCGCGCTGCCGCGTTCGGCCAGGTAGTCGTCGAGGGCCGCCGCCACGGCCGGGGTGACCGCCCGGCGGCGGGCCTTGCCGCCCTTGCCGGTGAACCGGACGGTCCGGTGGCCGCGTTCGTGGCCGAGGTCGTCGAGGTTCAGCCCGACCAGCTCACCGACGCGCAACCCCAGATCGGCCAGCACGGTGATCATCGCGTGGGTGCGGCGGCCGGCGCGCCCGGCGGCCGCGAGCAGCGCGTCGACCTCGGCCGGGGCGAGCCCGACCGTGGACGGGTGGTCCCGGTCGACCTGGGGGCGGTCCGCGCCGCCGACCGGGTTCGCCGGCACCGCCCGCAGTTTGACCAGGAAGTCGTACCAGCTGGACAGGCCGGACAGTTTCCGGGCCACCGAGGCGGGCGCCAGCGGCCGGGCCTCCAGCTCGCGGGCGTAGGCGTTGACGTCCAGGAACGAGGCGTGCAGTGGGTCGAGGTCACGGCCGGCGCACCAGGTGAGCCAGCCGTCGACGTCGCGCCGGTACGCCGCCCGGGTGTGGTGCGACAGCCGCCGGTTGGCCAGCCACGCGTCGGTGAACTCACGCGCGGCCGTGCCGATGACGGGTTCCCGGCCCGGGTGCGGCTGCAGCGACATGCCCGTCATCGTCTCAGTTCTCGATCAACTGTCCGTCCGCGACATGCCAGTGCCGGGTGTGTCCGATCGCATCGGCGAAATACCGGTCGTGGCTGACCACCACCAGCGTCCCCCGGTAGCGGCGCAGCGCCTCCTCCACCACGTCGAGTGCGGCGAAGTCGAGGAAGTTGGTCGGCTCGTCCAGCAGCAGGATCCGCGACGGGCTGTTGACCAGCACCGCGAGCAGCAGCCGCCGCAGCTCCCCCGCCGACAGGTCCCGCATCGGCGCGTCCCGCTGGTCGGCGTCGAACTGGTGCCCGGCCAGCAGCTTCTCCGCGTCGTCGATGTAGACCGGCACCCGCGCCCGGAAGAACTCCATCACCGTCGTGGTGTCGCGCAGCCCGTCGTCGGTCTGCGGCAGCACCGCCACCTCCGGATGCCGGTCCGCGATCGCCCGCAGCAGGGTCGTCTTGCCCGCCCCGTTACGGCCGGTGATCACGATACGGTCGCCCCGGGTGACGTCCAGGTCGACGTCGCGCAGCAGCTCCCGGTCACCGTGGGTGACGTTCAGGTCGCGAACCTTGAGGACGATCTCGCCCGGGTCGCCGTCGTCGCCGGGGAAGGCGAGCGTCAGCGGCGGGCGGGTCCGCGGCCGGGCGATCCACGACACCGACGCCATCTGCCGCCGCAGCCGCCGCTCCCGGACCTTCGCCTTACGGGCCACCAGCCGGGCCACGCGCCGCAGGTGCGGGGCGGTGGCCCCGGAACGGACGGTGTTCTCGACGCCGCGGGCGTACCCCTTGGTCTTCTCGATGTCGGCTTCCAGGCGGATCCGGTCCTTCTCCTGCGCCTCGTAGTCGAGCAGCAGCTTCTCCCAGCGCCGCTGCTTCTCGGCGCGGTAGGCGGTGTAGCCGCCGCCCGGATAGTCCTGCGGCTGCTCGTCGATGCCGTCCAGCTCGACGATCCGGGTGACGACCTCGTCCAGGAACGCCCGGTCGTGGCTGACCGCCAGCACCCCGCCCTCGAAATCGCGCAGCCACTGCCGCAGCCAGGCCGCGCCCTCGGCGTCGAGATGGTTCGTCGGTTCGTCGAGCAGCAGCAGGTCGGGTTCGTCGAGCAGGGCCCGGGCCAGCATCAGCCGCGCCTGCTCGCCGCCGCTGACCGCCCGCAGCGGCAGGTCGTCGTCGAGGTGGTCGATGTCCAGACGCTGCCGGATCTCGGTGAGCCGCGTCTCGGCCCTCCAGCCTTCCAGGGCGGTCCAGCGTTCCTGGACGGCCGCGAACTCGTCCAGGACGTCCTGGCCTTCGGCCAGTCGTTTCTCCAGCTCACGCAGCCTGGCCGTGACGTCCGCGAGCTCGCCGAGGCCTCCGCTGAGAAACGCGCCGACGCTTCCGTCCGGGTCCGGCATCCGTTGCGGGACGTACGCGACGCGCGTGCCCGTGGCGAGGCCGAGGTGCCCTTCGGTGGGGGTGAGCTCGCCTGCCAGCACGCGGAGCAGGGTGGTCTTGCCGGCGCCGTTGGGTCCGACGACCCCGATCCGGTCGCCGGGGCGCAGCACCAGGTCGAGGCCGGAGAAGAGCAGGTCACCGTCGTGGGCGCGGCCCAGCCGGACGGTTTTGAGATGAGCGGACTGTTGCAAGATCTACTCCAGGGGAGAGTGCACCGACAGGGATCTGGGGGTCGGTTGTCTCTCACATCGCGCTGGTGCGCTCCCGGTTCACTCGGCGGTAGGTCCGGCTCCCACCATGCCCGCCGCTCCCGCCCCGCCGCAACCACATTTTCCACTCACCCTTTTCGAATAATACGGCCGCCGATGCATCCCCCCTCATCCTCACCCGATTCGGATACTACGGTTGACGTTATATGACGTCGCCCGTAGTTTGTTGGCATGTCTGCTTCCGACTGGCCGCACGCCGAGCCCACCCTGGAGCGCGTCTACCGCCGTCTGCTGCACGCCTACCCACGCCCCTACCGGCGCCGCCACGGTGCCGAGATCGTCACCACCCTGCTGGAGATGGCCGAACCCGGCCAGCAACGTCCCCGCCTCGCCGACTCCTGGCATCTGATCGCCTCCGGCCTACGGCAACGCTTCCGGCTCCCACACCGCCCACTGGCCTGGGCGGCCGCGGTCCTGGCCCTGCTCGCCGGCGGCGCGTTCGGTGCGGCGGCCGGCTCATGGGCGGCCGCGCAAACCCTGGCCGACCTTCCCGGCCCCGCCCAGACCCTGGCCCTGCACCAGGTCGCCGCCGGCGCCACCGGCGGCCAGGTCAGCCTGAACCTCACCTCGGGCGCCCCGATCTCCGGCCCGGAATCCTTCGCCACCACGACCTTCACCACCACCACCCCCTGGGACACCCGGCAGGCCCAGACCCGGCTCGCCGCCGACGGCTGGCGAATCGGCCCCCCGCCACAGAACCACGCCCGGTTCGAAGCCGTCCGCGACGGCCTCACCGTGCTGGTGTTCGGATCCTCCGACGCCACTCGAACGGCGGTGCTGACCAGCACCACCGCCCTCGACAACGGCTGGCTGCGGCCGCTGACCGTCCTCGGCCTGCTGGCCGGCGCCACCGCCGGCTGGCTGATCGCGGCCGCCGTCACCCAGCGCCGTTCCCGCCCGGCCACGGTCGCCGCCCTGGCCACCTTCGCCGCGCTCACCCTGCCGGTCTGGGCCGTCTACGACTCCACGGTCGCCACCCTGCTGCATCCCGGCCACGGTTTCGTGGCACACACCGTCCTGTGGCCGTCGTACTTCTGGCCGGTCGAGCCGATCTGGCTCAACACCGCGTGTGCGTTCACCGGCCTGGCCCTGGCCGCGATCACCCTCGCCCTGTCGCTGGTGGGCCAGCACCCCGCGACGACCATCTCCCGGCAGGTGGCGCTCTGATGCAGGAGCCGACGTTTCTGATCCTGACGGCGCTGGCCGCTCAGCCTTTGCACGGTTACGGCATCGTCCAGTCCGTGATCGCCCTGTCCGAGGGCGAGGTGAAGCTACGGCCGGGAACCCTGTACGGGGCTTTGGACCGGCTTGCCGAGCAGGGCCTGATCGAGGTCGAACGTGAGGAGGCGGTCGAAGGTCGTCTTCGCCGTTACTACCGGCTCACCGACGGCGGCGCGGCCGCCCTTGCCACCGAGGTGCAGCGGCTGCGCCGCCGTGCGGCCGCCGCGGAGACCCAGCTCAAGGACCGCCGCGGCATCGTCCCCGGCCTCGGCACCGCCTGAGCCGGGCCACCACCCCCAGCCTCGCCCGACCCACCGAAAGTTGCCGAACATGTCTACCTCCGACTGGCCGAGCGCCGCCCCCACGCTCGAACACCACTACCGGCGGCTGTTGAACGCCTACCCGAGCCACTACCGGCGCCGCCATGGCGCCGAGATCGTCACCACCCTGCTCGAGATGGCCGAACCCGGCCAGCAACGCCCCCGCCTCGCCGACTCCTGGCACCTGATCGCCTCCGGCCTACGGCAACGCCTCCGGCTGCCCCGCCGCCCCCTGGCGATGCTGGGCGCCGCCCTGGCCCTGCTCGCCGGTGCGGCGTTCGGCGCGGCCGCCGGCTCGTGGGCGGCCTTCCAGACCTACACCCCGCTGCCCAGCCACGATCAGGCCACGGCCGTCCACCGGCTGACCGCCGGCGTACCCGGCGCGGCGCCGTACGTGCGGACACTGCGCGGTTTCTACGACACCGGCCCGATGGTCATGGCCGACAGCAACCTGTCCGGCTGGCAGGCCGCCCCGGCCCGGGCCCGGCTCGCCGCCGACGGCTGGCAGAACCTGCCGGTGGCGCCACCCGACCGCGGCTACGAACTCCTGATGCGACGCGACGGCCTGCGCATCCACGCGGTCACCGACGTCACCCGTTCCACCGTCTGGTCCACCGTGTCGGCCGTCGACAACGGATGGATGCGGCCGCTGGTCGTGGCCGGTCTGCTGGCCGGCGCCCTCACCGGGTGGCTGATCGCGACCACGGTCGCCCAGCGCCGTTCCCGCCCGGCCGCGGTGACCACCGTGTTCGCCGTCGCCGCGCTGACCCTGCCGGTGGTGTCGATCGCCGACAACCTGACGAACATCTTCCACCGCGCCCACCAGGGAGCGACCGTGCATCACGTGCTGATCACATCGTCGTACTGGCCGTCCGGCCCACTGTGGCTCAACCCGGCGCTCACCGTCGCCGGTCTGGCGCTGACGGTCGTCACGGTCCTGGTGTCCCGGCTCTCCCGCCCGTCCGGGCCTTCGATGCGGGAGGTGGCGCTCTGATGCAGGAGCCGACGTTTCTGATCCTGACGGCGCTGGCCGCTCAGCCTTTGCACGGTTACGGCATCGTCCAGTCCGTGATCGCCCTGTCCGAGGGCGAGGTGAAATTACGGCCGGGAACCCTGTACGGGGCTTTGGACCGGCTTGCCGAGCAGGGCCTGATCGAGGTCGAACGTGAGGAGGCGGTCGAAGGTCGTCTTCGCCGTTACTACCGGCTCACCGACGGCGGCGCGGCCGCCCTTGCCACCGAGGTGCAGCGGCTGCGCCGCCGTGCGGCCGCCGCGGAGACCCAGCTCAAGGACCGCACCGTTCCCGGCTTCGGCCAGCCCGCCCCCGGCGTCGCCTGACACCCCGCGTGCAGTGCCGATCGTCGCCACGGGGGCGACCGAACGGCCACAGCAGGCGAAGGTCAGCATGGCTCACCGGGGCGGTGAGCGCCTGATCGACGCGGTGGAGACAGCGCTGGGGACCGGCTGGACCGGCGAGCTCAGCCCGGCGGGCGCGGCACAGGCGGGAGTGGGCAATCAGCTCGCGTGGCAGGGCGCAACGGCCGTGAAGAAACGGGACGGGCGTCACGCGTACCGAAAAATGGGGTCAAGGACGGTCGAGGCGCACGACGAGCGGGCGATGGTCGGAGATCGGCTGCGACGGGGTGCGCACCTGCACGACCCGGCCCAGGGCCGCCACCCCGCGCGGGTCGGCGAGCACATGATCGAGCTGGGTCTTCGGCGCCGGGCTGGGGAACGTCGCGGCGCGGGCCAGCGGCCGCCAGCCGGTGAACGCGCGCACCGGCACGGCCGGCATGTTCAGGTCGCCGAGCAGCACCCGCGGCGCCGGCAGGGCCCGCAGCGCGCGGACGGCGTGGCGCAACTGCCGCACGTTCCAGCCGGGCACGAACGACAGATGGGTGGTCGCCACCGTCATCGGCCCCGACGGTGTCTGTACCACGGCCGCCAGCAGAACCCGCGGTTCGTCGCGCAGCAGCAGCAGACCCCCGTCGGGCGCGAACACCGGGGAACGCACCGGAGCGCCGGGCAGTTCGGTGACCTGCCAGCGGTCGACCGGATACCGCGACACCAGCGCGATGCCGTACTGCGGGTGGGCGATGTCGACGCCGGAGTGCCAGGGTTCCCAGGCCTGGCCGGGGGTGCCGACGACGGCGGCGGCGAACCGGTGGGTGGTGGCGTCCAGGGCGTCGGCGGCCAGCGCGGTCAGGTCGAGCAGTCCGGAGCGGGGCTGCGCGCGGTCCACCTCTTGCAGTCCCAGGACGTCGGCGTCGAGGTCGGCGATCGCGGTGCGGATCCGGCCGGCGTGTACGGTGCCGTCGGACAGTGATCTGCCGTGCAGCAGGTTGAAGGTGGCCAGGCGCACCAGCCGACCCTAGCCAACCGGGGTGAGTGGGATGTTTATCAAGGCAGTGTTGTGCCTCGCGTTGTTGTTCATCGCGGGTGCGTCGTTCGGGATCTGGCTGCAGAGGCAGCGGGGCCGCCGGTGATCGCCACGCTGCTGGTGGCGGCCGCGGCGGCGGGCTGGGTGGACGCGGTCGTCGGCGGGGGCGGGCTGTTGCTGCTGCCGGCGCTGATGCTGGCCGCGCCGCATCTGCCGACGGCGACGGCGCTGGGTACCAACAAATTGACGGCGATCTGCGGCACGAGCACGGCGGCCGTCACCTACGCCCGCCGCACGAAGATCGACTGGCGGGTGGCGGGCCCGTCGGCGGCGCTGGCGCTGATCTGTTCCGGTTGTGGGGCGCTGCTGGCCGGTGGGATCCCGGCGACCGCGTTCCGGCCGGTGATCATCGGGGTGCTGGTGGCGGTGGCGGTGTTCGTCACCGTACGCCCGCAGATGGGGTTGATGGAGCACCCGGAGAAACGCACGCCGTGGCGCCGGGGTGTCGCGGTGGCCGTGGCCGGCGGTGTCATCGCCACCTACGACGGGCTGATCGGCCCGGGCACCGGCACCTTCCTCGTCCTGGCGTTCACCGGAATCGTCGGCGCCGACTTCGTGCACGGCTCGGCGATGGCGAAGATCGTCAACACGGCGACGAACCTGGGTGCGCTGGTCGTGTTCGCCGCGACCGGCCATGTCGCCTGGAAACTGGGCCTGGGCATGGCGGTGTGCAACGTGCTCGGTGCGGTGATCGGCGCCCGGATGGCGTTGAAACGCGGCGCCGGCTTCGTCCGGATCGTGCTGCTGGTGGTGGTGCTGGCACTGATCGCCCGGCTGGGATACCTGCACTGGCAGGAAAGCTAGAACGACAGAATGGGTTCCATGAGCGACGACCTGGACCAGTTGATCAACGACATCGAGCAGCAGGAGGCGCGGCTGGTGTTCGAGAGCTTCACCGAGGCCGACGCGTTCGCGCTGGGCTGCCTGCTGGTGAACCTGGCCACCGAGCGGCGACTGCCGGTGGCCGTCGACATCCGCCGCGGGCCCCAGCAGCTGTTCCACGCCGGGCTGCCCGGTTCGACCGCCGACAACGACACCTGGATCGAGCGCAAGGTCCGTGTCGTCTACCGGTTCGGCGCCTCCTCCTACCTGGTGGGCCGCCGTCTCGCCGCGAAGGGCCGCCAGCTCGACGCCTCCCAGGGTGTCGACCCGGCCCGGTTCGCGGCGCACGGCGGCGCGTTCCCGGTACGGCTCGCGAACGCCGGGGTGATCGGGGTGGTCACCGTGTCCGGGCTGCCGCAGGCCGACGACCACGCCCTGGTCGTCGAGGCGATCGAGACGTTCCTGGCCGCCGGCTGACGCCCTCTGCTGTCGGCAGAGCCGCCTGGGCGTGTCGCCACGCTGTCGGGCAGGCTCGCCGGTATGCGGATTCTGGTGCTGGGTGGAAGTGGTTTCGTCGGGCGGGCCGCCGCCGAACTGGCGGTGGCCCGCGGCCACGACGTGACGGTGTTCAACCGGGGCCTGCACGACCCGGTAGCCGGGGTGACCACCCTGGTCGGCGACCGCTCGGCCGACGGCGGCCTGGACGCGCTGCGCGACGGCACCTGGGACACGGTGATCGACACCTGGTCGGCCGAAGCCTCAGCGGTCGGCGCGGCGGCGTCGCTGCTGTCCGGCCGGGCGGCCCATTACGTGTACGTCTCCAGCCGCTCGGTCCACCGGTGGGATCCCGGCCACCCGCCGCTGGCCGAGGACTCACCCCTGGCCGACGTCGACGACCCCGGCTACGCCGGTGACAAGCTGCGCGCCGAGATCGCGACCGCCGCGTTCGACGGCCCGGTCCTGCTGGCGCGTGCCGGGCTGATCCTCGGCCCGTACGAGGACATCGGCCGCCTGCCGTGGTGGCTCAACCGGCTCCATCAGGGTGGCCCCACCGTGGCGCCCGGCCCCCGCGACCTCGCCTTGCAGTACATCGACGTCCGCGACCTGGCCGCGTTCCTGCTCGACGCCGCCGGACGGCACGGCCCGTTCAACGTGGTCAGCCCACCCGGCCACACCACCATGGGCGAACTGCTGGACGTCGCCAACGAGGTGACCGGCGGCCACGCCGACCTGCGGTGGCTGCCGGGCGAGGACATCGTCGCCGCCGGCGTGCAGCCGTGGACGCAGCTGCCGATCTGGCTGACCCCCGAGGCCGGGTACGCGTTCATGCACCAGGGCGACGTCAGCAAAGCGATCGCCGCCGGCCTGTCCTGCCGGCCGGTCCGCGACACGGTCACCGCCACGTGGGCGTGGCTGCAAACCCTGCCGGGCGGTGCACCGCAGCGCGCCGACCGGCCGGCGCCCGGCCTCGACCCGCAGGTCGAGGCCAAGATCCTGGCAAGCTAGCCGGTCCGTCAGAGCAGAGCATGTTGGAGAGATTCTTCGGCCGCGCCGCCCAGGGGACATCGCTTCTCATGCTGGCGGACCAGAGCGGCTCGGTCGACATGCTCGACGAAGCGATCGCGATGCTGCGACAGGGGCTCTCGACCATGCGGCCGCGAGGCGCGGCCTACGCGACATACCTGTCGAATCTCGCCGCCGCACTCCAGATGCGAAGCACCTGGACCGGTGTGCCGATCGCCGACAGCGGCAGCATCGAGACGGGCCGGCAGGCGGTGGCGGCGATGCCGGCCAGGTATCGGCTGCGTCCCCTGGCGCTGTCGAACCTGGCCGACGCGCTGTGGCGCCGCTACGACCAGAGCGGTGAACGCGCCGACCTGGACGAGGCCGCGGACCTCGCCGGGCAGGCGCTGAGCCTGGCCCGCCGGCACGACGGCAACCTGCCGCGTTTCCTGGCCGTCCGGGGCAAGGTGCTGCTGTCGTCGTACGAGTGGACCAAGGATCCGGCCGACCTCGAAACCGCGCTCGACGCGACGCAGCGGGCGCTGGATCTCACCCCACCTCAGCATCCACGGTATGCGACGACGGTCGACCTGGCCGGAGCGGTCCGCAAAGAGCTCTGGCGGGCGACGGGCCAGACACGCTTTCTCGACGACTGCATCGAGCTACGGCGCGCAGCCGCCGCATCGACCGGCGCCGACCACCCGGAGCACTACATCTGGCGGGCCAACGTCGCGGAGGCGCTCGGTGAACGCTATGCGCGCCTCGGCGACGACCGCGACGTCACCGAGGCGATCGACCTGCTGCAAGCAGACATCCGGCAGGCTCCGGCCGCCGGCTACCTGAGCTACGCGCTACGGGTGCTCGGTCAAACCTACCGGCTGCGCTACGAGGCCAGCGGTTCGGTCGGCGACCTGGCGGCGGCGGCGACAGCGCTGCGTGACGGCCTCGACGCCGCCGCACCGGCAGACCCCGAACGGGCCGGGTTGGAGATGGAGCTGTGCCAGGTGCTGCTGCTGCGCCACGAACGCGACGGCGACCGGAGAATCGTCGACGAGGCGGTGGCCCGCGCCCGCCGCGCGGCCGCCGGACTGCCGGTCGACCGCCTGGACGGGGCGATGTGCACCCTCGCGTTGAGCCGTGCCCTGCTGGCTCGCTTCCAGCACCACTACGACACGAGCGACCTGGA includes these proteins:
- a CDS encoding Rossmann-fold NAD(P)-binding domain-containing protein, coding for MRILVLGGSGFVGRAAAELAVARGHDVTVFNRGLHDPVAGVTTLVGDRSADGGLDALRDGTWDTVIDTWSAEASAVGAAASLLSGRAAHYVYVSSRSVHRWDPGHPPLAEDSPLADVDDPGYAGDKLRAEIATAAFDGPVLLARAGLILGPYEDIGRLPWWLNRLHQGGPTVAPGPRDLALQYIDVRDLAAFLLDAAGRHGPFNVVSPPGHTTMGELLDVANEVTGGHADLRWLPGEDIVAAGVQPWTQLPIWLTPEAGYAFMHQGDVSKAIAAGLSCRPVRDTVTATWAWLQTLPGGAPQRADRPAPGLDPQVEAKILAS
- a CDS encoding PadR family transcriptional regulator gives rise to the protein MQEPTFLILTALAAQPLHGYGIVQSVIALSEGEVKLRPGTLYGALDRLAEQGLIEVEREEAVEGRLRRYYRLTDGGAAALATEVQRLRRRAAAAETQLKDRTVPGFGQPAPGVA
- a CDS encoding ABC-F family ATP-binding cassette domain-containing protein, coding for MQQSAHLKTVRLGRAHDGDLLFSGLDLVLRPGDRIGVVGPNGAGKTTLLRVLAGELTPTEGHLGLATGTRVAYVPQRMPDPDGSVGAFLSGGLGELADVTARLRELEKRLAEGQDVLDEFAAVQERWTALEGWRAETRLTEIRQRLDIDHLDDDLPLRAVSGGEQARLMLARALLDEPDLLLLDEPTNHLDAEGAAWLRQWLRDFEGGVLAVSHDRAFLDEVVTRIVELDGIDEQPQDYPGGGYTAYRAEKQRRWEKLLLDYEAQEKDRIRLEADIEKTKGYARGVENTVRSGATAPHLRRVARLVARKAKVRERRLRRQMASVSWIARPRTRPPLTLAFPGDDGDPGEIVLKVRDLNVTHGDRELLRDVDLDVTRGDRIVITGRNGAGKTTLLRAIADRHPEVAVLPQTDDGLRDTTTVMEFFRARVPVYIDDAEKLLAGHQFDADQRDAPMRDLSAGELRRLLLAVLVNSPSRILLLDEPTNFLDFAALDVVEEALRRYRGTLVVVSHDRYFADAIGHTRHWHVADGQLIEN
- a CDS encoding heme-degrading domain-containing protein, with product MSDDLDQLINDIEQQEARLVFESFTEADAFALGCLLVNLATERRLPVAVDIRRGPQQLFHAGLPGSTADNDTWIERKVRVVYRFGASSYLVGRRLAAKGRQLDASQGVDPARFAAHGGAFPVRLANAGVIGVVTVSGLPQADDHALVVEAIETFLAAG
- a CDS encoding sulfite exporter TauE/SafE family protein, producing MIATLLVAAAAAGWVDAVVGGGGLLLLPALMLAAPHLPTATALGTNKLTAICGTSTAAVTYARRTKIDWRVAGPSAALALICSGCGALLAGGIPATAFRPVIIGVLVAVAVFVTVRPQMGLMEHPEKRTPWRRGVAVAVAGGVIATYDGLIGPGTGTFLVLAFTGIVGADFVHGSAMAKIVNTATNLGALVVFAATGHVAWKLGLGMAVCNVLGAVIGARMALKRGAGFVRIVLLVVVLALIARLGYLHWQES
- a CDS encoding ATP-binding protein; its protein translation is MLERFFGRAAQGTSLLMLADQSGSVDMLDEAIAMLRQGLSTMRPRGAAYATYLSNLAAALQMRSTWTGVPIADSGSIETGRQAVAAMPARYRLRPLALSNLADALWRRYDQSGERADLDEAADLAGQALSLARRHDGNLPRFLAVRGKVLLSSYEWTKDPADLETALDATQRALDLTPPQHPRYATTVDLAGAVRKELWRATGQTRFLDDCIELRRAAAASTGADHPEHYIWRANVAEALGERYARLGDDRDVTEAIDLLQADIRQAPAAGYLSYALRVLGQTYRLRYEASGSVGDLAAAATALRDGLDAAAPADPERAGLEMELCQVLLLRHERDGDRRIVDEAVARARRAAAGLPVDRLDGAMCTLALSRALLARFQHHYDTSDLEQAATLTGSVFDAMPADGQNGPVLMANGLAVANTLIGFTRDRGWLAVATRLADTALAATPAAHPARVLVANNSGLLYRHRYLLDADAAALDRAETLLREAARPDQPAPRHGYVPLNLALTLMDVSSAHGDTRPLVEAVAMLREMRSARSGGPADRMVTANLAVALSRLHEHRPDLPGDEVLELLRETATDDAAPPLHRVEMSAFWGRLAFRRGRLDASLDGYGNGVRLLPRLAWRGLGRTSRERLLSLSPDVVGDACAVAVAAARPQLAADLIEQGRAVLWSQVLESRAAMTDLRAAAPRLAARLSSLAATLEEPGR
- a CDS encoding PadR family transcriptional regulator; this encodes MQEPTFLILTALAAQPLHGYGIVQSVIALSEGEVKLRPGTLYGALDRLAEQGLIEVEREEAVEGRLRRYYRLTDGGAAALATEVQRLRRRAAAAETQLKDRRGIVPGLGTA
- a CDS encoding tyrosine-type recombinase/integrase; translated protein: MTGMSLQPHPGREPVIGTAAREFTDAWLANRRLSHHTRAAYRRDVDGWLTWCAGRDLDPLHASFLDVNAYARELEARPLAPASVARKLSGLSSWYDFLVKLRAVPANPVGGADRPQVDRDHPSTVGLAPAEVDALLAAAGRAGRRTHAMITVLADLGLRVGELVGLNLDDLGHERGHRTVRFTGKGGKARRRAVTPAVAAALDDYLAERGSAPGPLFVTSTGSRVDRHAIFRLVRRLAGEAGIASADRLSPHSLRHSFAITARAEGVPLEDVQDAMGHADPRTTRRYDRDRYNLDRDPAYTIAAARARRNRG
- a CDS encoding endonuclease/exonuclease/phosphatase family protein; this encodes MRLATFNLLHGRSLSDGTVHAGRIRTAIADLDADVLGLQEVDRAQPRSGLLDLTALAADALDATTHRFAAAVVGTPGQAWEPWHSGVDIAHPQYGIALVSRYPVDRWQVTELPGAPVRSPVFAPDGGLLLLRDEPRVLLAAVVQTPSGPMTVATTHLSFVPGWNVRQLRHAVRALRALPAPRVLLGDLNMPAVPVRAFTGWRPLARAATFPSPAPKTQLDHVLADPRGVAALGRVVQVRTPSQPISDHRPLVVRLDRP